Proteins from a genomic interval of Streptomyces sp. NBC_01445:
- a CDS encoding alpha/beta fold hydrolase, protein MTDPDTAIGPNGSPGQSQVSGLPLRDLAGFAHRWVDAEGVRLHAVEGGRSSGPTVVLLAGFPQTWWAWHKAMPRLAERFRVIAIDLPGQGHSDRPQGGYDTHTVASRIQAALTALNVPKYWLVAHDIGACVAFSLALRYQDRLHGVALLDAGIPGITLPDAIPTDPEQAWKTWHLAFHVLPELPETLITGRERDYVAWFLRAKTLSPDTFDSTDIDHYAASIAAEGGLRAALAYFRDATESARKNQDALASGRGHLTIPVLGISSSHGSIPDMAASLSPWAENVTGVVIPEAGHFIPDEQPDATVDALTAFIDHARVE, encoded by the coding sequence ATGACCGACCCCGACACCGCCATCGGCCCGAACGGCTCTCCCGGTCAGAGCCAGGTCTCTGGGCTGCCGCTGCGTGACCTCGCGGGCTTCGCCCACCGCTGGGTCGATGCGGAAGGAGTCCGGCTTCACGCCGTGGAAGGCGGTCGGTCGAGCGGCCCCACCGTCGTGCTGCTCGCCGGATTCCCGCAGACCTGGTGGGCTTGGCACAAGGCGATGCCGCGCCTTGCCGAGCGCTTCCGCGTGATCGCGATCGACCTGCCGGGACAGGGCCACTCCGATCGCCCCCAAGGGGGCTACGACACTCACACCGTCGCTTCGCGCATACAGGCCGCGTTGACCGCGCTCAACGTGCCGAAGTACTGGCTCGTCGCCCACGACATCGGGGCCTGCGTCGCCTTCTCGCTCGCCCTGAGGTACCAAGACCGCCTGCACGGCGTGGCCCTGCTCGACGCCGGCATTCCCGGAATCACCCTCCCGGACGCCATCCCAACGGATCCCGAACAGGCCTGGAAAACCTGGCACTTGGCATTCCACGTGTTGCCCGAACTGCCCGAGACGCTGATCACCGGCCGCGAGCGTGACTACGTGGCCTGGTTCCTGAGGGCCAAGACACTGTCTCCGGACACGTTTGACAGCACCGACATCGACCACTACGCCGCCTCCATCGCAGCCGAGGGAGGGCTCCGGGCGGCTCTCGCCTACTTCCGCGACGCCACGGAATCAGCGCGCAAGAACCAGGACGCTCTCGCTTCCGGACGAGGGCACTTGACCATCCCGGTCCTGGGAATCTCCAGCTCCCACGGCTCGATCCCCGACATGGCCGCCTCCCTCAGTCCCTGGGCAGAGAACGTGACCGGCGTCGTCATCCCGGAAGCCGGGCACTTCATTCCCGACGAGCAGCCCGACGCGACCGTGGACGCGTTGACCGCGTTCATCGATCACGCGCGTGTCGAGTAG
- a CDS encoding TetR/AcrR family transcriptional regulator, with product MAGKKQFDVDIVLDAAMFQFWRAGYADTSLDDVCRATGLNRSSIYSSFGDKDSLYLRCLDRYAVRYGDRYQQALSSGASGEPLLAIRAFFEVTLKRIADPDVPDGCLVAQTAMATPVLSPAIATRAIEAVGLQRARLQTALNTAELAEGDAENYATHITAVNQSLAVMSRAGASQKHLSAIVDISMSALSQALHNQG from the coding sequence ATGGCCGGAAAGAAGCAGTTCGACGTGGACATCGTGCTCGACGCGGCGATGTTCCAGTTCTGGCGGGCCGGGTACGCCGACACCTCACTCGACGACGTCTGCAGGGCGACCGGACTGAACCGAAGTTCCATCTACTCCTCGTTCGGCGACAAGGACTCGCTCTACCTGCGCTGCCTGGACCGTTATGCCGTCCGGTATGGAGACAGGTACCAACAGGCGCTTTCCTCCGGCGCGTCCGGGGAACCGCTGCTGGCGATACGGGCGTTTTTTGAAGTCACCCTCAAACGCATCGCCGACCCCGACGTGCCGGACGGATGCCTGGTCGCTCAGACCGCGATGGCGACTCCAGTACTCAGCCCCGCTATCGCCACGCGTGCGATCGAAGCCGTGGGGCTTCAGCGTGCGCGGCTGCAGACCGCCTTGAACACCGCAGAGTTGGCCGAGGGCGACGCCGAGAACTACGCCACTCACATCACGGCGGTCAACCAATCCCTGGCTGTGATGAGCAGGGCCGGGGCGAGCCAGAAGCATCTCAGCGCGATCGTCGACATCAGCATGAGCGCGCTCTCACAGGCTTTGCACAACCAGGGCTAG
- a CDS encoding MFS transporter, with amino-acid sequence MIKGGLAGRIGRMAGDNGPERVLIGASFVNRVGNGLFNAASALYFTLVVGLPAVQVGAALTIAGVIGLCAGIPGGHLADRRGARTIMMLALAVQAMSMAALVVVESWAALTIIATVDQMAAAAGGAAWGVLVVRVGGDRPALFRARLRTFVNLGVILGTVGAGLALAADTRGAYVTLILGNAASFALCAVFLLLLPRYPVLAAPPQQCRWLAFKDRPFLTFTALYGAMGLQYPVVSLLLPIWISEHTEVPRWTVAALFAVNAAFCVLMQTRIGSRIETLHDGGRAFRTAGLLFLVSCPMMALAAYTPVWAAAGLVLAAIFVHSLGEVWESSASFALGFGLAPDHAQGQYQGVLGLGFSAGQALAPAILTTVVLGLGTAGWLLLALFFAALGAVGPSLARWGTRTRPQPGVTAEGTG; translated from the coding sequence GTGATCAAGGGCGGCCTGGCAGGCCGAATAGGCCGCATGGCAGGGGACAACGGGCCGGAGCGCGTGCTGATCGGCGCCAGTTTCGTCAACCGGGTCGGCAACGGTCTGTTCAACGCGGCGTCGGCGCTCTATTTCACCTTGGTCGTGGGCCTGCCCGCGGTGCAGGTCGGCGCCGCGCTCACCATCGCCGGAGTGATCGGCTTGTGCGCGGGGATCCCCGGAGGGCATCTCGCCGACCGGCGCGGGGCACGCACGATCATGATGCTGGCCCTCGCGGTCCAGGCGATGTCGATGGCGGCCCTCGTCGTCGTCGAGAGCTGGGCCGCGCTCACGATCATCGCGACGGTCGATCAGATGGCCGCGGCGGCTGGTGGGGCGGCCTGGGGCGTTCTGGTGGTCCGGGTGGGGGGTGATCGCCCGGCCCTGTTCCGGGCGAGGTTGCGAACCTTCGTCAATCTTGGCGTCATTCTCGGAACGGTGGGTGCCGGGCTGGCGCTGGCCGCGGACACCCGTGGCGCCTATGTCACGCTGATCCTCGGCAACGCGGCGAGCTTCGCCCTGTGCGCGGTGTTTCTGCTTCTGCTGCCCCGTTATCCGGTGCTGGCAGCGCCGCCGCAGCAGTGCCGTTGGCTCGCTTTCAAGGACCGTCCGTTCCTGACGTTCACCGCCCTCTACGGGGCCATGGGGCTGCAGTACCCGGTGGTCTCCCTGCTCCTGCCGATCTGGATCTCCGAACACACCGAAGTGCCGCGCTGGACGGTGGCCGCGCTGTTCGCCGTCAATGCCGCCTTCTGCGTGCTGATGCAGACCAGGATCGGCTCCCGTATCGAAACCCTGCACGACGGTGGCAGGGCGTTTCGCACTGCGGGGCTGCTTTTCCTCGTCAGCTGCCCGATGATGGCGCTGGCGGCGTACACCCCTGTCTGGGCGGCGGCGGGACTGGTCCTGGCAGCGATCTTCGTCCATAGCCTGGGAGAGGTCTGGGAGTCCTCGGCCAGCTTCGCCCTGGGTTTCGGTCTTGCCCCCGACCATGCCCAGGGTCAGTACCAAGGTGTCCTCGGCCTCGGCTTCAGCGCGGGCCAGGCTCTTGCCCCCGCGATCCTCACCACGGTGGTGCTCGGCCTCGGGACGGCGGGCTGGCTGCTGCTGGCGTTGTTCTTCGCGGCGCTGGGCGCTGTCGGCCCCTCTCTTGCCCGCTGGGGCACGCGAACCCGGCCGCAGCCGGGCGTTACTGCGGAAGGGACGGGATGA
- a CDS encoding IS5 family transposase (programmed frameshift), whose protein sequence is MGKRQARPWVVSDELWSLIEPLLPEPGPKLVAGRPRVPDRQALCGILFVLHTGIQWEYLPQELGFGSGMTCWRRLAAWNEAGVWDQLHVVLLRKLRASNKLDWSRAVIDSPRQGSSARPKSGPSPVDRARPGSKHHVITDGQGIPLAVSLTGGNRNDVTQLLPLLDKIPPVAGVVGRPRRRPDMLFADRGYDHDKYRRLLWQRGIRPVIAERGYPHGTGLGVFRWVVERTISWLHGFRRLRIRWERRDDIHEAFLGLATCLITHRHVQRLC, encoded by the exons GTGGGAAAGCGTCAAGCGCGGCCGTGGGTCGTGTCGGATGAACTGTGGTCGCTGATCGAGCCGTTATTGCCCGAGCCGGGCCCGAAGCTGGTGGCGGGCCGGCCGCGGGTGCCGGACCGGCAGGCGTTGTGCGGGATCTTGTTCGTGCTGCATACGGGCATCCAATGGGAGTACCTGCCCCAGGAGTTGGGCTTCGGCTCGGGCATGACCTGCTGGCGACGCCTGGCCGCCTGGAACGAGGCCGGCGTGTGGGACCAGCTGCATGTCGTGCTGCTGAGGAAACTGCGGGCCTCGAACAAGTTGGACTGGTCGCGGGCGGTGATCGACTCC CCACGTCAGGGCAGCTCGGCGCGGCCCAAAAGCGGGCCCAGCCCGGTCGACCGCGCGCGACCAGGCAGCAAGCATCACGTCATCACCGACGGCCAGGGCATCCCACTCGCGGTGTCGCTGACCGGCGGAAACCGCAACGACGTCACTCAACTGCTGCCCCTGCTCGACAAGATCCCACCCGTCGCTGGTGTTGTCGGCCGACCGCGACGGCGACCGGACATGCTCTTCGCCGACCGCGGCTACGACCACGACAAGTACCGGCGGCTCCTCTGGCAGCGCGGTATCCGCCCGGTTATCGCCGAGCGGGGCTACCCGCACGGCACCGGCCTGGGCGTCTTCCGCTGGGTCGTCGAACGCACCATCTCCTGGCTGCACGGCTTCCGCCGCCTACGCATCCGCTGGGAACGCCGCGACGACATCCACGAGGCCTTCCTCGGACTTGCCACCTGCCTCATCACCCACCGCCACGTCCAGCGCCTTTGTTAG
- a CDS encoding IS3 family transposase (programmed frameshift), with protein MAMKDYSDEFKADAVALYESTPGATYKSIAADLGVNRATLREWVLRDRERRGAGAAAAKPGTRPREAVPSADPDERVRQLEARVAELEASERKLATERDILRKAAKYFRRDELVRSRFQFVDDHRDTYEVKRLCQVLDVNRSSYYKWLAGAEARATRQHQDRLLAEEIREVHGESGGAYGSPRVTAELREKGRRVNEKRIARIMRTFSITGIRLRRHVRTTVPDPAASPVPDLFQRDFTATGPGLKYMGDITYLPLENGQFLYLATVLDCFSRKVVGWSIADHMRTSLVADALRMAAATRGSLEGAVFHSDHGAQYGSRAFAGLCDQLGVTRSMGAVGTSADNAACESFHASLKRETLQGAHDYGDSGTCRRTVFAWLTRYNTRRRHSANGHLSPNEYEHRHHTAKLTLAA; from the exons ATGGCGATGAAGGACTACTCGGACGAGTTCAAGGCCGATGCCGTGGCCCTGTACGAGTCCACACCCGGGGCGACCTACAAGAGCATCGCCGCTGACCTGGGCGTCAACCGGGCGACCCTGCGTGAGTGGGTGCTGCGGGACCGCGAACGCCGTGGCGCCGGCGCCGCGGCTGCGAAGCCGGGCACCCGGCCTCGGGAGGCGGTGCCGTCCGCTGATCCGGACGAGCGGGTCCGGCAGCTGGAGGCCCGGGTGGCCGAACTCGAGGCGAGTGAGCGCAAGCTGGCCACCGAGCGGGACATCCTCCGCAAGGCGGCCAAGTATTTC CGGAGAGACGAACTGGTGAGGAGCCGCTTCCAGTTCGTTGACGACCACCGGGACACCTACGAGGTGAAGCGGCTCTGCCAGGTCCTGGACGTGAACCGGTCCAGCTACTACAAGTGGCTCGCCGGCGCCGAGGCCCGGGCCACCCGGCAGCACCAGGACCGGCTCCTGGCCGAGGAGATCCGCGAGGTCCACGGCGAGTCCGGCGGCGCCTACGGCTCCCCGCGAGTGACCGCCGAGCTCCGCGAGAAAGGACGGCGGGTCAACGAGAAGCGCATCGCCCGGATCATGCGGACGTTCTCCATCACCGGTATCCGCCTGCGCAGACACGTGCGCACCACCGTCCCGGACCCGGCAGCCTCACCGGTCCCGGACCTGTTCCAGCGGGACTTCACCGCCACCGGACCCGGACTGAAATACATGGGCGACATCACGTATCTCCCCCTGGAAAACGGGCAGTTCCTCTATCTGGCGACCGTGCTGGACTGCTTCAGCCGCAAGGTCGTCGGCTGGTCCATCGCCGACCACATGCGCACCAGCCTGGTCGCCGACGCACTGCGGATGGCAGCGGCGACCCGCGGCAGCCTGGAGGGCGCCGTGTTCCACTCCGACCACGGGGCCCAATACGGCTCCCGGGCCTTCGCCGGCCTCTGCGACCAGCTCGGGGTCACCCGGTCGATGGGCGCGGTCGGCACCAGTGCCGACAATGCGGCCTGCGAAAGCTTCCACGCCTCCCTGAAACGCGAGACCCTCCAGGGCGCCCACGACTACGGCGACTCCGGCACCTGCCGCAGGACCGTCTTCGCCTGGCTGACCCGCTACAACACCCGCCGCCGGCACTCCGCCAACGGCCACCTCAGCCCCAACGAATACGAACACCGACACCACACCGCTAAACTCACGCTCGCCGCGTGA
- a CDS encoding DUF402 domain-containing protein, translating into MRKFDGSLHWHHTMVRLGEDEYGVWLGESIGTIYGKGEQSEVYATQEPRVMLFPRDAWWTAMFQEAPAQLDVYCDVTTPPKWVHTGGVTTVDLDLDVCRTRADGSVHIADEDEFATHQGRYGYPQHVISHAENTAEWLSAALRDGTEPFATRYRAWLAQIR; encoded by the coding sequence GTGCGCAAGTTCGACGGCAGTCTGCACTGGCACCACACCATGGTGCGGCTGGGAGAGGACGAGTACGGGGTCTGGCTCGGTGAGTCGATCGGGACGATCTACGGCAAGGGCGAACAGTCCGAGGTCTACGCCACTCAAGAGCCACGCGTCATGCTCTTTCCCCGTGACGCCTGGTGGACGGCCATGTTCCAGGAGGCACCTGCGCAGCTGGATGTGTACTGCGACGTCACCACGCCGCCAAAGTGGGTACACACGGGTGGAGTCACCACGGTCGACCTGGACCTGGACGTCTGCCGGACACGTGCAGACGGATCCGTCCACATCGCCGATGAGGATGAGTTCGCCACCCATCAGGGCCGCTACGGCTACCCGCAGCACGTCATCAGCCACGCAGAGAACACCGCGGAGTGGCTGTCAGCAGCGCTGCGCGACGGCACCGAACCTTTCGCTACCCGCTACCGCGCGTGGCTTGCCCAAATTCGTTGA
- a CDS encoding IS5 family transposase encodes MSQSAVSMSVEASSSARSCDCLVHRFGNAADHPNRLPCYGSDMTEAEWQVVRAALPVPAWLEGRGGRPEGYCHRIMIDAVRYVVDNGVKWRNLPADFPPFRRVHAFARRWQVCGLLTELHDRLRDAVRVKEGRKVDPTAAIVDSQSLRAAASVPRTTSGWDGGKKVGGRKRHLAVDALGLLLVVLVTAASVQDRDAGVPLLSRLREGYFSIRLVWADGGYAGRLVDWASEELQLTLEIVKRSDDTAGFVVLPRRWVVERTLSWLVRSRRLVRDYEVLTAMHEAMVQWSMTMLMGSRLAGRRRDAFTPRPTLH; translated from the coding sequence TTGTCGCAGTCTGCCGTGTCGATGTCCGTGGAGGCCAGCTCGTCGGCGCGGTCGTGTGACTGTCTCGTGCACCGGTTCGGCAACGCGGCGGACCATCCGAACCGGCTGCCATGCTACGGCTCGGATATGACGGAGGCGGAGTGGCAAGTGGTGCGGGCTGCGTTGCCAGTGCCGGCCTGGCTGGAGGGCCGGGGCGGGCGGCCGGAGGGCTACTGCCACCGCATCATGATCGACGCTGTGCGGTATGTCGTGGACAACGGGGTGAAGTGGCGGAATCTGCCGGCGGACTTTCCGCCGTTTCGGCGGGTCCATGCCTTCGCCCGCCGCTGGCAGGTCTGCGGGCTGCTGACCGAGCTGCACGACCGGCTGCGTGACGCGGTCCGGGTCAAGGAGGGCCGCAAGGTCGATCCGACGGCGGCGATCGTGGACTCGCAGTCGCTGCGGGCGGCGGCGAGCGTGCCGCGCACCACGTCGGGCTGGGACGGCGGGAAGAAGGTGGGCGGCCGCAAGCGGCACCTGGCCGTGGACGCGCTGGGGCTGCTGCTGGTGGTGTTGGTGACGGCGGCGAGCGTGCAGGACCGCGATGCGGGCGTGCCGTTACTGTCCCGGCTGCGGGAAGGGTACTTCTCGATCCGGCTGGTGTGGGCGGACGGCGGTTACGCAGGGCGGCTGGTCGACTGGGCGAGCGAGGAGCTCCAGCTCACCCTGGAGATCGTCAAACGTTCGGACGACACTGCGGGGTTCGTGGTGCTGCCGAGGCGATGGGTGGTGGAACGCACGCTGAGCTGGCTGGTGCGTTCGCGTCGTCTGGTGCGCGACTACGAGGTGCTGACCGCCATGCATGAGGCGATGGTGCAGTGGTCCATGACCATGCTGATGGGCAGCCGGCTGGCCGGACGCCGCCGCGACGCCTTCACCCCGCGGCCGACACTGCACTGA
- a CDS encoding DUF6417 family protein, with product MRVLGQLFQILLALAVVLQDMNSDAISLIPAQDTTAIRLEMLTLDEAHDLLRLLQLVAAEGLDELSEEAEWFAREIAARIPSENRRRPKPPAGRCTPPLGRRPLAVRRS from the coding sequence GTGCGGGTGCTCGGGCAGCTCTTTCAGATCCTCTTGGCTCTGGCGGTCGTTCTCCAGGACATGAACTCGGATGCCATCAGTCTGATCCCGGCGCAGGACACCACAGCGATCCGTCTGGAGATGCTTACCCTCGACGAAGCCCACGACCTGCTACGTCTTCTTCAACTGGTCGCTGCGGAGGGCCTGGACGAGCTGTCCGAGGAAGCCGAGTGGTTCGCCCGGGAGATCGCCGCGCGCATCCCCTCGGAGAACCGCCGTCGCCCAAAACCTCCCGCCGGCCGCTGCACGCCGCCGCTCGGAAGGCGTCCGCTTGCCGTTCGGCGGTCTTGA
- a CDS encoding FAD-dependent oxidoreductase has protein sequence MTRTSKARTALIIGGGIAGPVAAMALHHAGIEAAVYEAYDSTADGAGGAMTIAPNGQNALDAIGAGDLVRAIGTPVTAMGLRSWTGKHLAQFAPPSRLPSLQFAWRADLYRAIYDEAERRSVPIHHGKRLTGTTDTDSGVTAHFADGTQASADILIGADGIRSTVRPLIDPLAPQPNYAGLVCFGARMHQSGLPSTNGVMYMCFGKRAFFGYQVFDDSSAMWFVNLPHALPMTVAEAQAIGAKEWMRTLQTAFADDRTPALEMISRTDPSQLLTTGPMENMPRVPTWARGHMTLIGDAAHAASSSSGQGASIATESAVELARCLRDLPYDQAFRAYEQLRRPRVERIIKLGARTNSNKTAGPVGRVLRDLVMPAAMKLINPEKMAWQFDHHIDWNAKAAPLT, from the coding sequence ATGACCCGCACGAGCAAAGCCCGCACAGCGCTCATCATCGGCGGCGGTATCGCGGGCCCCGTCGCCGCGATGGCCCTCCACCACGCAGGTATCGAGGCCGCCGTCTACGAGGCGTACGACTCCACGGCCGACGGGGCCGGAGGAGCCATGACCATCGCCCCGAACGGCCAGAACGCCCTCGACGCGATCGGCGCGGGCGACCTCGTCCGCGCCATCGGTACACCGGTCACCGCCATGGGTCTGCGGAGCTGGACGGGCAAGCACCTCGCACAGTTCGCCCCGCCCTCCCGCCTCCCGTCGCTGCAATTCGCCTGGCGCGCCGATCTCTACCGTGCGATCTACGACGAGGCGGAGCGCCGCTCGGTACCCATCCACCACGGCAAGCGGCTGACCGGCACGACGGACACCGACTCCGGCGTCACCGCACACTTCGCGGACGGTACGCAGGCCAGCGCCGACATCCTGATCGGCGCCGACGGCATCCGCTCCACGGTCCGCCCCCTCATCGACCCGCTCGCGCCACAGCCGAACTACGCCGGCCTGGTCTGCTTCGGAGCCCGGATGCACCAATCCGGACTTCCCTCCACCAACGGCGTCATGTACATGTGCTTCGGCAAGCGCGCCTTCTTCGGCTACCAGGTCTTCGACGACTCCTCGGCGATGTGGTTCGTGAACCTGCCCCACGCCCTCCCGATGACAGTCGCCGAGGCCCAGGCGATCGGTGCGAAGGAGTGGATGCGTACCCTGCAGACCGCCTTCGCCGACGACCGCACCCCCGCCCTCGAGATGATCAGCCGTACCGACCCCAGCCAGCTCCTCACCACCGGCCCGATGGAGAACATGCCAAGGGTCCCGACCTGGGCCCGCGGCCACATGACCCTGATCGGCGACGCGGCCCACGCCGCCTCGTCCAGCTCCGGTCAGGGCGCCTCCATCGCCACCGAAAGCGCCGTTGAACTGGCGCGCTGCCTCAGGGACCTGCCCTACGACCAGGCTTTCCGGGCGTACGAACAACTGCGCCGCCCCCGCGTCGAACGCATCATCAAACTCGGCGCCCGCACGAACAGCAACAAGACCGCGGGCCCGGTCGGCCGCGTACTGCGCGACCTCGTGATGCCGGCGGCCATGAAGCTGATCAACCCGGAGAAGATGGCCTGGCAGTTCGACCACCACATCGACTGGAACGCGAAGGCGGCCCCGCTCACCTGA
- a CDS encoding PadR family transcriptional regulator: MSSSAPRSSPLALTVLALLHYQPLHPYGIQRLVKDWGKEQVVNVRQRASLYRTIERLNDDGLIAVRETERDQQYPERTVYEVTDTGRETARAWLEEMLSAPRQEFPEFPAALSNLLLLTPEEMANVLELRAGALTEKLDGLEAAMAAEADRGLPRITRLETEYLRAVTAAELEWVRTVVGDLRAGGLTWSKDQLDALAAGPMHQ; encoded by the coding sequence ATGAGTTCATCTGCTCCCCGTAGCTCGCCCCTCGCCCTGACCGTCCTGGCCCTGCTGCACTACCAGCCGCTGCACCCATACGGCATCCAGCGCCTGGTCAAGGACTGGGGCAAAGAACAGGTCGTCAACGTCAGGCAGCGTGCGAGCCTCTACCGCACGATCGAGCGACTCAATGACGACGGACTGATCGCGGTCCGCGAGACAGAGCGCGATCAGCAATACCCCGAGCGGACCGTGTACGAAGTCACTGACACGGGGCGCGAGACCGCCCGCGCCTGGCTGGAAGAGATGCTCTCCGCACCCAGACAGGAATTCCCGGAGTTCCCGGCCGCCCTGTCAAATCTGCTGCTGCTCACGCCGGAAGAGATGGCGAACGTACTGGAGCTGCGAGCCGGCGCACTCACGGAGAAGCTCGACGGACTGGAAGCGGCCATGGCCGCAGAGGCGGACCGGGGGCTGCCGCGCATCACCCGCCTGGAGACCGAGTACCTGCGAGCCGTAACGGCCGCGGAGCTGGAGTGGGTGCGCACGGTGGTCGGAGACCTGCGAGCCGGCGGGCTCACGTGGTCGAAGGACCAGCTCGACGCCCTCGCGGCGGGGCCGATGCATCAGTGA
- a CDS encoding NUDIX hydrolase, whose protein sequence is MLVNEVRWVEAWPPPTTAEVRQVYGIVFESVSGAVVVQDDGGRYNLPGGTPEPEDSGDLLATLRREVHEESQLALADWAPVGYQLVSEDGRAPYVQVRYAALLEKADPIAPDPCTGRAYGRMLVSPVDAAELLGWGERGAAQLAAAARVAAERWGLTVAAAGTARQDLV, encoded by the coding sequence GTGTTGGTGAACGAGGTCCGGTGGGTGGAGGCGTGGCCGCCGCCGACGACCGCTGAAGTCCGGCAGGTGTACGGGATCGTCTTCGAATCCGTCAGCGGAGCGGTGGTCGTGCAGGACGACGGGGGCCGGTACAACCTCCCCGGCGGCACACCCGAACCCGAGGACTCGGGCGATCTGCTCGCGACCCTCCGCCGAGAGGTGCATGAGGAGAGCCAGCTCGCCCTCGCCGACTGGGCACCGGTGGGCTACCAGCTGGTGAGCGAGGACGGACGGGCCCCGTACGTCCAGGTCCGCTACGCCGCGCTGTTGGAGAAGGCCGACCCGATCGCGCCGGACCCATGCACAGGCCGGGCCTATGGGCGGATGCTGGTGTCACCGGTGGACGCTGCCGAGCTGCTGGGGTGGGGCGAACGGGGCGCGGCCCAGCTTGCGGCTGCCGCCCGTGTCGCTGCCGAGCGGTGGGGCCTGACGGTCGCTGCGGCAGGAACGGCGCGGCAGGATCTGGTCTAG
- a CDS encoding aldo/keto reductase: MQYRTIAHTTVSAIGLGAMPLSIEHRPDETRAIATVHAALDAGVTLIDTADSYHWHADEAGHNEMLIARALARYGGDTSNVLVATKGGRGRPGDGSWTVTATPAHLKQAAEASAKRLGVDAIGLYQLHKPDPTVPWAESVGALRELLDAGTIRAAGISNVTTAQIRQAHQILGNGLVSVQNQYSPAVRDSELELQLSEQLGLAFLPWSPLGGISRSSLDGPSGPTSIGTAFHRIAAERGVSPQQIALAWLLACSPAVIPVPGASRPASITDSASAVELTLNTQELVELEDVLSG, from the coding sequence ATGCAGTACCGCACCATCGCCCACACCACCGTCAGCGCCATCGGCCTGGGCGCCATGCCGCTGTCCATCGAGCACCGCCCGGACGAGACGCGGGCCATCGCCACCGTCCACGCCGCCCTCGACGCCGGTGTCACCCTTATCGACACCGCCGACAGCTACCACTGGCACGCCGACGAGGCGGGCCACAACGAGATGCTGATCGCCCGCGCCCTGGCCCGCTACGGCGGCGACACCTCCAATGTCCTGGTGGCTACCAAGGGCGGCCGCGGCCGCCCCGGCGACGGCAGCTGGACCGTCACCGCCACCCCCGCCCACCTCAAGCAAGCCGCTGAAGCCTCCGCCAAGCGCCTGGGCGTCGACGCGATCGGCCTGTACCAGCTGCACAAACCGGACCCGACCGTGCCCTGGGCGGAATCCGTCGGCGCGCTGCGCGAGCTTCTCGACGCCGGCACAATCCGCGCCGCCGGCATCTCCAACGTCACCACCGCCCAGATCCGCCAGGCACATCAGATCCTCGGCAACGGGCTCGTCTCCGTACAAAACCAGTACTCGCCCGCTGTCCGCGACAGCGAGCTCGAGCTGCAGCTGAGTGAACAGCTGGGGCTGGCCTTCCTGCCCTGGAGCCCACTCGGCGGAATCTCCCGCAGTTCCCTTGACGGCCCCTCCGGCCCCACCTCCATCGGCACAGCCTTCCACCGCATCGCTGCCGAACGCGGCGTCAGCCCACAGCAGATCGCCCTGGCCTGGCTGCTCGCCTGCTCCCCGGCAGTGATCCCGGTACCGGGAGCCAGCCGCCCGGCCTCCATCACCGACTCCGCCAGCGCCGTTGAGCTCACGCTGAACACGCAGGAGCTGGTGGAACTTGAGGACGTTCTGTCGGGCTGA